The Roseococcus microcysteis genome contains a region encoding:
- a CDS encoding AtzH-like domain-containing protein has protein sequence MELNIPEVVEEIRALFERYEQALIDKDVEVLDATFWNSPLTIRAAIHENGYGFDEIHAHRVRRPPGPGIKLARRRVVITTFGRDMATVHLEFDMRGRDMPARQSQTWVRFPDVGWKVVLAQVSVTESTPAF, from the coding sequence ATGGAGTTGAACATCCCCGAGGTGGTGGAGGAAATCCGCGCCCTCTTCGAACGCTACGAACAGGCGCTGATCGACAAGGATGTGGAGGTGCTGGACGCCACCTTCTGGAACAGCCCGCTCACCATTCGCGCCGCCATCCATGAGAATGGCTATGGCTTCGACGAAATCCATGCCCATCGCGTGCGCCGCCCGCCCGGCCCGGGCATCAAGCTGGCGCGCCGCCGCGTGGTGATCACCACCTTCGGGCGGGACATGGCGACCGTGCATCTCGAATTCGACATGCGCGGCCGCGACATGCCCGCCCGCCAGAGCCAGACCTGGGTGCGCTTCCCCGATGTGGGCTGGAAGGTGGTGCTGGCGCAGGTCTCCGTCACGGAATCCACGCCAGCCTTTTGA
- a CDS encoding Bug family tripartite tricarboxylate transporter substrate binding protein: protein MFRRQLILGGAALPLAAPALAQSAWPARGPVRLISTFPPGGFADTMARLLAAELTPRIGQSVVVENRAGAGGTLGANLAAQAAPDGYTLVMSHSSPFGVAYGTYPNLAYNVVDSFTHLALLAESANLLMVKSDSPIRTLADYIEAARRGPIRYGSSGIGSGTHLMGEVMSRQMNLPNMDHVPYRGSAAGLADLLGGRIESMFDPITTNTGMIRDGQVRVLALSTPARIPAFPDIPTFAEQGMPVLTNTTWAGLSGPRGLPADIATKLTEASVAAMATPNVTARLEQLANYAPNPPVTGEAYTAFIREFAEKWGGAARQLGIVAGA from the coding sequence ATGTTTCGCCGTCAACTGATCCTGGGGGGCGCCGCCCTTCCCCTCGCCGCACCCGCTTTGGCGCAATCCGCCTGGCCGGCCCGCGGGCCCGTCCGCCTGATCTCGACCTTCCCGCCCGGCGGCTTCGCCGACACCATGGCGCGCCTGCTGGCCGCCGAGCTGACGCCGCGCATCGGCCAGTCGGTGGTGGTGGAAAACCGCGCCGGCGCCGGCGGCACACTTGGGGCGAACCTGGCCGCCCAGGCGGCGCCCGATGGCTACACTTTGGTGATGAGCCATTCCTCGCCCTTCGGCGTGGCCTACGGCACCTATCCGAACCTGGCCTATAATGTGGTGGACAGCTTCACCCACCTCGCCTTGCTGGCCGAAAGCGCCAATCTGCTGATGGTGAAGAGCGACAGCCCCATCCGCACGCTGGCCGACTACATCGAGGCCGCGCGGCGCGGGCCCATCCGCTACGGCTCCTCCGGCATCGGCTCGGGCACGCATCTGATGGGCGAGGTGATGTCGCGCCAGATGAACCTGCCCAACATGGACCACGTCCCCTATCGCGGCAGTGCGGCCGGCCTCGCGGACCTGCTGGGCGGGCGCATCGAGAGCATGTTCGACCCCATCACCACCAACACGGGCATGATCCGCGACGGGCAGGTGCGGGTGCTGGCGCTGTCCACCCCCGCGCGCATCCCGGCCTTCCCTGACATCCCGACCTTCGCGGAACAGGGCATGCCGGTGCTGACCAACACCACCTGGGCCGGGCTGTCGGGCCCGCGCGGCCTGCCCGCCGACATCGCCACGAAGCTGACCGAGGCCTCGGTCGCCGCCATGGCCACGCCCAATGTGACGGCGCGGCTGGAGCAGCTGGCCAATTACGCGCCCAACCCGCCCGTGACGGGCGAGGCCTACACCGCCTTCATCCGTGAATTCGCGGAGAAGTGGGGCGGCGCGGCGCGGCAGCTGGGGATCGTCGCGGGGGCCTGA
- the alaS gene encoding alanine--tRNA ligase, translated as MSSSNDIRATFLGYFARHGHAVVESSPLVPRNDPTLMFANSGMVQFKNVFTGAERRPYSTATTAQKCVRAGGKHNDLDNVGYTARHHTFFEMLGNFSFGDYFKEQAIEHAWTLITKDFALPKDKLLVTVYSEDEQAAGFWRKIAGLPDSRIIRIPTDDNFWRMGDTGPCGPCSEIFYDHGDKIPGGPPGSPDEDGDRFIEIWNLVFMQFLEEPKGTRNPLPRPSIDTGMGLERFAAILQGKHDNYDTDTFRAIILESAHLTGQEPDGAFRASHRVVADHLRAGAFLMADGVLPSNEGRGYVLRRILRRAMRHAHMMGAAQPLLHRLFPVLERQMAAAYPELSRAASLITETFQLEETRFRSLLERGLHLLEGEKEKLGEGQPLPGDVAFRLYDTYGFPLDLTQDALRAEGRAVDVAGFEAAMAEQKQRARAAWAGSGEAATETVWFDVKEKVGATEFLGYSTERAEGTITAILAGGSPVNSVAVGREVAVILNQTPFYGESGGQQGDAGVIRAGDAVIRIRDTQKKLGDLFVHLGVVEQGDVNVGMAVVAEVDHERRSAIRAHHSATHLLHEALRRRLGTHVAQKGSLVAPDRLRFDVSQPTPIPAEDLAWVEAEVNARIRENAEVTTRLMTPEAAVAEGAMALFGEKYGEEVRVVAMGRDEAATERGGHYSIELCGGTHVRRTGDIGLLRLVAEGAVSAGVRRVEAVTGAAALAVVEAEARLLREAALALKVTPADLPARVATLIEERRKLERDLAETRKKLATGSSAEIEVVGGLRVALRDMGDVPGRELKGLAEAILKSGAADVAALVSNEGGKASIVVGVGEVAKGRADAVALVRAASGAVGGKGGGGRPEMAQAGGPDGDKLEDALAAIKAALAG; from the coding sequence ATGAGCAGCAGCAACGACATCCGCGCCACCTTCCTCGGCTATTTCGCCCGCCATGGCCACGCCGTGGTCGAGAGCAGCCCCTTGGTGCCGCGCAACGACCCCACGCTGATGTTCGCCAATTCCGGCATGGTGCAGTTCAAGAACGTGTTCACGGGGGCCGAGCGCCGCCCCTACAGCACCGCCACCACCGCGCAGAAATGCGTGCGCGCGGGCGGCAAGCACAATGACCTGGACAATGTGGGCTACACCGCCCGCCACCACACCTTCTTCGAGATGCTGGGGAATTTCTCCTTCGGCGACTATTTCAAGGAACAGGCGATCGAACACGCCTGGACGCTGATCACCAAGGACTTCGCGCTGCCGAAGGACAAGCTGCTGGTCACCGTCTATTCCGAGGACGAGCAGGCGGCCGGCTTCTGGCGCAAGATCGCGGGGCTGCCCGACAGCCGCATCATCCGCATCCCGACCGATGACAATTTCTGGCGCATGGGCGACACCGGCCCCTGCGGCCCGTGCAGCGAGATCTTCTACGACCACGGCGACAAGATTCCCGGCGGCCCCCCCGGCAGCCCCGATGAGGATGGCGACCGCTTCATCGAGATCTGGAACCTCGTCTTCATGCAGTTCCTGGAGGAGCCGAAGGGCACGCGCAACCCGCTGCCCCGCCCCTCCATTGACACCGGCATGGGGCTGGAGCGCTTCGCCGCCATCCTGCAGGGCAAGCACGACAACTACGACACGGACACCTTCCGCGCGATCATCCTGGAGAGCGCGCATCTGACCGGGCAGGAGCCGGACGGCGCCTTCCGTGCCTCGCACCGCGTGGTGGCGGACCATCTGCGCGCCGGCGCCTTCCTGATGGCCGATGGGGTGCTGCCCTCCAATGAGGGCCGCGGCTATGTGCTCCGCCGCATCCTGCGCCGCGCCATGCGCCACGCGCACATGATGGGCGCCGCGCAGCCCCTGCTGCACCGCCTCTTCCCGGTGCTGGAGCGGCAGATGGCGGCCGCCTATCCCGAGCTGTCCCGCGCCGCTTCCCTCATCACCGAGACCTTCCAGCTGGAGGAGACGCGCTTCCGCTCCCTGCTGGAACGCGGCCTGCATCTGCTGGAGGGCGAGAAGGAGAAGCTGGGCGAAGGCCAGCCCTTGCCGGGCGACGTCGCCTTCCGCCTCTACGACACCTATGGCTTCCCGCTGGACCTGACGCAGGACGCACTCCGCGCCGAGGGCCGCGCGGTGGATGTGGCTGGCTTCGAGGCCGCCATGGCCGAGCAGAAGCAGCGCGCCCGCGCCGCCTGGGCCGGCAGCGGCGAGGCCGCCACCGAGACCGTCTGGTTCGACGTGAAGGAGAAGGTCGGCGCCACCGAATTCCTCGGCTACAGCACCGAGCGCGCGGAGGGCACCATCACCGCCATCCTGGCCGGCGGCTCGCCCGTCAATTCCGTGGCGGTGGGGCGTGAGGTGGCGGTCATCCTCAACCAGACCCCCTTCTATGGCGAGAGCGGCGGCCAGCAGGGCGATGCGGGCGTGATCCGCGCGGGCGATGCCGTCATCCGCATCCGCGACACGCAGAAGAAGCTGGGCGACCTGTTCGTGCATCTCGGCGTCGTCGAGCAGGGCGACGTGAATGTGGGCATGGCCGTGGTGGCGGAGGTGGACCATGAGCGCCGCTCCGCCATCCGCGCGCACCATTCCGCCACCCACCTGCTGCACGAGGCACTGCGCCGGCGCCTCGGCACCCATGTGGCCCAGAAGGGCTCGCTGGTGGCGCCCGACCGGCTGCGCTTCGACGTGTCCCAGCCCACGCCCATCCCGGCCGAGGATTTGGCCTGGGTCGAGGCCGAGGTGAATGCCCGCATCCGCGAGAATGCCGAGGTCACCACGCGCCTCATGACGCCAGAGGCCGCGGTGGCCGAGGGCGCGATGGCCCTCTTCGGCGAGAAATATGGCGAGGAGGTCCGCGTCGTCGCCATGGGCCGCGACGAGGCGGCGACCGAACGCGGCGGCCACTACTCCATCGAACTCTGCGGCGGCACCCATGTGCGCCGCACCGGCGATATCGGCTTGCTGCGCCTGGTGGCCGAGGGCGCGGTCAGCGCCGGCGTGCGCCGCGTGGAGGCGGTGACCGGCGCGGCAGCCCTGGCCGTGGTCGAAGCCGAGGCGCGGCTGCTGCGCGAGGCGGCGCTGGCCCTGAAGGTCACGCCCGCCGACCTGCCCGCCCGCGTGGCCACGCTCATCGAGGAGCGCCGCAAGCTGGAGCGCGACCTCGCCGAGACGCGGAAGAAGCTCGCCACCGGCAGCAGCGCCGAGATCGAGGTGGTGGGCGGGCTGCGCGTGGCGCTGCGCGACATGGGCGATGTGCCCGGCCGCGAACTCAAGGGCCTCGCCGAGGCCATCCTGAAGTCCGGTGCCGCCGACGTGGCCGCGCTGGTGTCCAATGAGGGCGGCAAGGCCAGCATCGTGGTCGGCGTGGGCGAGGTGGCCAAGGGCCGCGCCGATGCGGTCGCGCTGGTGCGCGCGGCCTCGGGCGCGGTCGGCGGCAAGGGCGGCGGCGGGCGGCCCGAGATGGCCCAGGCCGGCGGGCCCGATGGCGACAAGCTGGAGGACGCGCTGGCCGCCATCAAGGCCGCGCTGGCCGGCTGA
- a CDS encoding NAD(P)/FAD-dependent oxidoreductase: protein MRVVILGAGFAGLEAARALADTEVQVTLVDRHNHHLFQPLLYQVATAALSPGDIAWPIRAIFRRQRNLTVLMAEVEGVDAAARRVRLRGAAPLPYDRLVLATGATHSYFGHDEWAGVAPGLKTIEDATAIRRRLLLAFERAELTSDAEARRELLTFVVIGAGPTGVELAGAMVELARHAMPRDFRRINPAEARVVLVEAGPRVLPSFPEDLSAVAEASLRRMGVEIRTGTRVTGADGHGVQCGEERIPAATMVWAAGVMASPAGAWLGAPRDRAGRIQVAPDLSIPLMPEIFAVGDLAAARDGAGKPVPGNAPAAKQMGRHVGRLLAAEARGAAQRPDFAYRHHGDLATIGRRSAVVALGRWRLTGRLGWWFWGIAHVWYLVGFRSRALVSFQWLWSYATRQRGARLITEAPPAEQPVTTRAS, encoded by the coding sequence GTGCGGGTCGTCATCCTGGGCGCGGGTTTCGCCGGGCTGGAGGCGGCCCGCGCCCTGGCCGACACCGAGGTGCAGGTCACGCTGGTGGACCGGCACAACCACCATCTGTTCCAGCCCCTGCTCTACCAGGTGGCCACCGCCGCCCTCTCGCCGGGCGACATCGCCTGGCCCATCCGCGCCATCTTCCGCCGCCAGCGCAACCTGACCGTGCTGATGGCGGAGGTGGAGGGGGTGGACGCCGCCGCGCGCCGCGTCCGCCTGCGCGGGGCCGCACCCCTGCCCTATGACCGGCTGGTGCTGGCCACTGGCGCCACCCATTCCTATTTCGGCCATGACGAATGGGCGGGCGTCGCACCCGGCCTCAAGACCATCGAGGACGCCACCGCCATCCGCCGCCGCCTGCTGCTCGCCTTCGAGCGCGCGGAGCTGACATCCGATGCCGAGGCGCGCCGCGAATTGCTCACCTTCGTCGTGATCGGCGCCGGGCCCACGGGCGTGGAACTGGCCGGCGCCATGGTCGAGCTGGCGCGCCACGCCATGCCGCGGGATTTCCGCCGCATCAATCCCGCCGAGGCGCGGGTGGTGCTGGTGGAGGCCGGGCCGCGCGTGCTGCCCAGCTTCCCCGAGGATCTCTCCGCCGTGGCCGAGGCCTCGCTGCGCCGCATGGGCGTGGAAATCCGCACCGGCACGCGGGTGACGGGCGCCGACGGCCATGGCGTGCAATGCGGCGAGGAACGCATCCCGGCCGCCACCATGGTCTGGGCGGCGGGGGTCATGGCCTCGCCCGCCGGCGCCTGGCTCGGCGCGCCGCGCGACCGGGCGGGGCGCATCCAGGTCGCACCCGACCTGTCCATTCCGCTGATGCCCGAGATCTTCGCGGTGGGCGACCTGGCCGCCGCGCGCGACGGCGCGGGCAAGCCGGTGCCCGGCAATGCGCCCGCCGCCAAGCAGATGGGCCGCCATGTGGGCCGGCTGCTGGCCGCCGAGGCGCGCGGCGCGGCCCAGCGGCCGGATTTCGCCTATCGGCACCATGGCGACCTCGCCACCATCGGCCGGCGTTCGGCGGTGGTGGCGCTGGGGCGCTGGCGGCTGACCGGGCGGCTCGGGTGGTGGTTCTGGGGCATCGCCCATGTCTGGTACCTGGTGGGCTTCCGCAGCCGGGCGCTGGTCTCCTTCCAGTGGCTCTGGAGCTATGCCACGCGGCAGCGCGGCGCGCGCCTCATCACCGAGGCGCCGCCCGCCGAGCAGCCCGTCACCACCAGGGCGTCGTGA
- a CDS encoding manganese catalase family protein — translation MYFHDPRLQYPVRVETPDPLFARQLQQAIGGIEGEIRVCLQYFFQAWGARGPNPKYRDMLLHTATEEIGHIEMLATAVAMNLETAPLSLQESAAEAHPVVNAVMGGERPRHVLEGMLQRHILSTGLAAMPVDADGVPFDCSHVYASGNLAADMYANVTAESTGRVLAVRLFNAAKDPGMRDMLSFLIARDTMHQQQWLAVIEELGGNAALPIPNSFDRSQEASRFSHVFFAHNHEGVPPAQGRWTAGPSLDGQGEFTVAQSTPMGEKPVLGPAQPLSGAQAEQIKG, via the coding sequence ATGTATTTCCACGACCCCCGCCTGCAATACCCCGTCCGCGTCGAGACGCCGGACCCCCTCTTCGCCCGCCAGCTCCAGCAGGCCATTGGCGGCATCGAGGGCGAGATCCGCGTCTGCCTGCAGTATTTCTTCCAGGCCTGGGGCGCGCGCGGCCCCAACCCGAAATACCGCGATATGCTGCTGCACACCGCGACGGAGGAGATCGGCCATATCGAGATGCTCGCCACCGCCGTGGCGATGAACCTCGAGACCGCGCCGCTCTCGCTGCAGGAAAGCGCCGCCGAGGCGCACCCCGTGGTGAACGCCGTAATGGGCGGCGAGCGGCCGCGCCATGTGCTGGAAGGGATGCTGCAGCGGCACATCCTCTCCACCGGCCTCGCCGCCATGCCGGTGGATGCGGACGGCGTGCCCTTCGACTGCTCGCACGTCTATGCCAGCGGGAACCTGGCCGCCGACATGTACGCCAATGTGACGGCCGAGAGCACCGGCCGCGTCCTGGCCGTGCGGCTGTTCAACGCGGCCAAGGACCCGGGCATGCGCGACATGCTGTCATTCCTCATCGCGCGCGACACGATGCACCAGCAGCAATGGCTGGCCGTCATCGAGGAGCTGGGCGGGAACGCGGCCCTGCCCATCCCGAACAGCTTCGACCGCTCGCAGGAGGCGTCGCGGTTCAGCCATGTCTTCTTCGCCCACAACCATGAAGGCGTGCCCCCCGCCCAGGGCCGCTGGACGGCGGGGCCGAGCCTGGACGGACAGGGCGAGTTCACCGTGGCCCAGAGCACGCCCATGGGCGAGAAGCCCGTGCTCGGCCCCGCCCAGCCCCTCTCGGGCGCGCAGGCCGAGCAGATCAAGGGCTGA
- a CDS encoding SPW repeat domain-containing protein — MRVIPTSAHGALDYLVGLILIFAPMLLGFADRGPAQLVPQVMGVLIIGLSLLTNYEMGLLRLIPMPVHLNFDLGAGAFLAASPWIFGFSGFIAWPHVVFGLIAIGTGLLTRTTPSTPAGPYGGSGVGKP; from the coding sequence ATGCGCGTCATCCCCACCAGCGCCCATGGCGCGCTGGACTATCTCGTCGGCCTGATCCTGATCTTCGCGCCCATGCTGCTGGGCTTCGCCGACCGTGGCCCGGCCCAGCTCGTGCCGCAGGTGATGGGCGTGCTCATCATCGGGCTCAGCCTGCTCACGAACTATGAGATGGGGCTGCTGCGGCTGATCCCCATGCCCGTCCACCTCAACTTCGACCTGGGCGCCGGCGCCTTCCTCGCCGCCTCGCCCTGGATCTTCGGCTTCTCGGGCTTCATCGCCTGGCCGCATGTGGTCTTCGGCCTGATCGCGATCGGGACGGGGCTGCTCACCCGCACGACCCCCTCCACCCCTGCCGGCCCCTATGGCGGCAGCGGCGTGGGCAAGCCCTGA
- a CDS encoding SDR family oxidoreductase, with protein sequence MSPSPRTIVITGASSGIGRATAHAFAAAGFHIVLAARRQAALEAAAEECRALGAEALAHAADVTEEASVEALADAAMARFGRVDVWFNNAGVGAFGRLDAIPTREWKRVVETNLFGCMHGARAALRIFRAQGGGVLIQNASIVGQTAKPDGTPYAASKFAIRGFSEALRQEVLDEPGLHVCTVLPSVIDTPFFQHAANHTGRAIRAAPPVYPAEEVARAVLALAERPVAEVVVGGFGQMAVAQAALAASGLAPRLHSLANGRALHRGFLEDAAAPESEGSLFSPAADNLTVSGGWRETPEAAAAATLADAAALPLLLAAWPFRLLDASLAPLLRAASTGSGPQSR encoded by the coding sequence ATGTCCCCCTCGCCGCGCACCATCGTCATCACCGGCGCCTCCAGCGGCATCGGCCGCGCCACCGCCCATGCCTTCGCCGCGGCCGGCTTCCATATAGTGCTCGCCGCGCGTCGCCAGGCCGCGCTGGAGGCGGCGGCGGAGGAATGCCGCGCGCTCGGCGCCGAGGCGCTGGCCCATGCCGCCGACGTGACCGAGGAAGCCTCGGTGGAGGCCCTGGCCGATGCGGCCATGGCGCGCTTCGGCCGCGTGGATGTCTGGTTCAACAATGCGGGCGTGGGCGCCTTCGGAAGGCTGGACGCCATCCCCACGCGCGAATGGAAGCGCGTGGTCGAGACCAACCTCTTCGGCTGCATGCACGGCGCCCGCGCGGCGCTGCGCATCTTCCGCGCCCAGGGTGGCGGCGTGCTGATCCAGAACGCCTCCATCGTCGGCCAGACCGCCAAGCCCGACGGCACGCCCTATGCGGCCAGCAAATTCGCCATCCGCGGCTTCTCCGAGGCGCTGCGGCAGGAGGTGCTGGACGAGCCCGGCCTGCATGTCTGCACCGTGCTGCCCTCGGTGATCGACACGCCCTTCTTCCAGCACGCGGCCAACCACACGGGCCGCGCCATCCGCGCGGCGCCCCCCGTCTACCCGGCGGAGGAGGTGGCGCGCGCCGTGCTGGCGCTGGCCGAGCGGCCGGTGGCCGAGGTGGTGGTGGGCGGCTTCGGCCAGATGGCGGTGGCGCAGGCGGCGCTCGCGGCCTCGGGCCTCGCCCCGCGCCTGCACAGCCTCGCGAATGGCCGCGCCCTGCACCGCGGCTTCCTGGAGGACGCGGCCGCGCCGGAGAGTGAAGGCAGCCTCTTCAGCCCCGCCGCCGACAACCTCACCGTCTCGGGCGGATGGCGCGAGACGCCCGAAGCCGCCGCGGCCGCCACGCTGGCCGATGCCGCCGCCCTGCCGCTGTTGCTGGCCGCCTGGCCCTTCCGGCTGCTCGATGCCTCGCTCGCGCCGCTGCTGCGCGCCGCGAGCACGGGCAGCGGACCCCAGTCCCGATGA
- a CDS encoding patatin-like phospholipase family protein has protein sequence MAVVLSGGVALGAFEAGACAALEASRQPMPGWIAGSSVGAVNAALFAAAPPGQGGAALRDFWASLAQEPTPLTTFLLGPPPARGAWRAAHNRAAAWQTLLMGRPGLFRPDLRLGGGPAFYDLAPLRARLEATLDLDRLNRGPTRLSIVTTDAETGARVVFDTARGDWLTAEHILASSAMPGLFPPAELEGRRLVDGGLSANAPLDLILSEVGEEALTCLVVELFHRAGQRPRHVSAALSRAADLAFGNQTRQALAAHAREWEVRARMACLARHLPEERRANPEVAQLLRAAGVGARATVVLMGYRAAFDEAGPGKAFDFSTATLADRWRAGEAAMAAALRRLTTPDRAEELAPGLHLHEVTAMPPQVEAEAEMAIRG, from the coding sequence ATGGCCGTCGTCCTCTCGGGCGGCGTCGCGCTGGGCGCCTTCGAGGCCGGGGCCTGCGCCGCGCTCGAAGCCTCCCGCCAGCCCATGCCGGGCTGGATCGCCGGCAGCTCGGTGGGGGCCGTGAACGCGGCGCTCTTCGCCGCCGCCCCGCCGGGCCAGGGGGGGGCGGCGCTGCGCGACTTCTGGGCCTCGCTCGCGCAGGAGCCCACGCCGCTCACCACCTTCCTGCTCGGCCCGCCGCCGGCCAGGGGCGCCTGGCGCGCCGCGCACAACCGCGCCGCCGCCTGGCAGACGCTGCTGATGGGCCGGCCCGGCCTGTTCCGCCCCGATCTGCGCCTGGGTGGCGGGCCGGCCTTCTATGACCTGGCGCCGTTGCGCGCCCGGCTGGAGGCGACGCTCGACCTCGACCGGCTGAACCGCGGGCCCACGCGCCTGTCCATCGTCACCACCGATGCCGAGACCGGCGCGCGCGTGGTCTTCGACACCGCGCGCGGCGATTGGCTGACGGCCGAGCACATCCTCGCCTCCAGCGCCATGCCCGGCCTGTTTCCGCCCGCCGAGTTGGAGGGGCGGCGGCTGGTGGATGGCGGGCTTTCGGCCAATGCGCCGCTCGACCTCATCCTGAGTGAGGTGGGGGAGGAGGCGCTGACCTGCCTCGTCGTCGAACTCTTCCATCGGGCGGGCCAGCGGCCGCGCCACGTCTCCGCGGCCCTGTCGCGCGCGGCGGACCTCGCCTTCGGCAACCAGACGCGCCAGGCCCTGGCCGCCCATGCGCGGGAATGGGAGGTGCGGGCGCGCATGGCCTGCCTCGCCCGGCACCTGCCCGAGGAGCGCCGGGCCAACCCGGAGGTGGCGCAGCTTCTGCGCGCGGCCGGCGTGGGCGCGCGCGCGACCGTGGTGCTGATGGGCTATCGCGCCGCCTTCGACGAGGCGGGGCCGGGCAAGGCCTTCGACTTTTCCACCGCCACCCTGGCCGACCGCTGGCGGGCGGGCGAGGCGGCGATGGCGGCCGCGCTGCGTCGCCTCACGACCCCGGACCGCGCCGAGGAGCTGGCGCCCGGCCTGCACCTGCATGAGGTGACGGCGATGCCGCCCCAGGTGGAGGCGGAGGCGGAGATGGCCATCCGCGGCTGA
- a CDS encoding glycosyltransferase, producing the protein MPEAPIAVCVIAHAHPAFTKGGGEMAAWRECATLRAAGHRAILVAAAEMGPAAPGGRLLRHAPDEHLYDPYGMTEDRLFWSDLAAREALLALLVAQPVQVFHFHHVWRVGFDLVAALMEARPDARFVLTLHEMLAICAHHGQMIRTRGRELCHGYAPALCANCFPERTPRHFALRRATWLALLNRFDGAIYPSEFIRTRFRDWGFAAREECVLENVLGEELAAAPRAPAEPGLGQHFAFFGQPTPFKGLDVLIRGFAMALARDPGLFLSVHGCEREEVLRLFPALEAALDAAGPAIFFGGRYDSGDVLGLMRLSGWVVVPSVWWENSPVVIQEARRAGVPLIVSDIGGMAEKVRPGLDGLHFRRGNAPDLARVLLAAAAPGRQEALAASQADSIGREEFLARLLPALAGAPWG; encoded by the coding sequence ATGCCTGAGGCGCCCATCGCCGTCTGCGTCATCGCCCATGCCCACCCCGCCTTCACCAAGGGCGGCGGCGAGATGGCGGCCTGGCGCGAATGCGCCACGCTGCGCGCGGCGGGCCACCGCGCCATCCTGGTCGCGGCGGCCGAGATGGGCCCCGCCGCCCCGGGCGGGCGCCTGCTGCGCCACGCCCCGGATGAGCACCTCTACGACCCCTATGGCATGACGGAGGACCGGCTGTTCTGGTCCGACCTCGCGGCGCGCGAGGCGCTGCTGGCGCTGCTGGTGGCGCAGCCGGTGCAGGTCTTCCACTTCCACCATGTCTGGCGCGTGGGCTTCGACCTCGTGGCGGCGCTGATGGAGGCGCGGCCCGATGCGCGCTTCGTGCTGACCCTGCACGAGATGCTGGCGATCTGCGCCCATCACGGGCAGATGATCCGCACGCGGGGGCGGGAGCTGTGCCATGGCTACGCCCCCGCCCTCTGCGCCAATTGCTTCCCCGAGCGCACGCCGCGCCATTTCGCCCTGCGCCGCGCCACCTGGCTCGCGCTGCTCAACCGCTTCGACGGCGCCATCTACCCCTCCGAGTTCATCCGGACGCGCTTCCGCGACTGGGGCTTCGCGGCGCGCGAGGAATGCGTGCTGGAGAATGTCCTGGGCGAGGAGCTGGCCGCGGCACCCCGCGCCCCCGCCGAACCCGGCCTCGGCCAGCATTTCGCCTTCTTCGGCCAGCCCACGCCCTTCAAGGGGCTGGATGTGCTGATCCGCGGCTTCGCCATGGCCCTGGCGCGCGACCCGGGCCTGTTCCTCTCCGTGCATGGCTGCGAGCGGGAGGAGGTGCTGCGCCTCTTCCCCGCGCTGGAGGCGGCGCTGGACGCGGCCGGCCCCGCCATCTTCTTCGGCGGCCGCTATGATTCGGGCGATGTGCTGGGGCTGATGCGCCTGTCGGGCTGGGTGGTGGTGCCCTCCGTCTGGTGGGAGAATTCGCCCGTCGTCATCCAGGAGGCGCGGCGGGCGGGCGTGCCGCTGATCGTCTCCGACATCGGCGGCATGGCGGAGAAGGTGCGGCCGGGGCTGGACGGGCTGCATTTCCGCCGCGGCAATGCGCCGGACCTCGCGCGGGTGCTGCTGGCCGCGGCCGCGCCGGGCCGGCAGGAGGCGCTGGCGGCGAGCCAGGCGGACAGCATCGGCCGGGAGGAATTCCTGGCCAGGCTGTTGCCCGCGCTGGCCGGCGCCCCCTGGGGCTGA
- a CDS encoding EAL domain-containing protein — translation MPGQNAGCAACREAAETLEFTMAFQPVVDVEAGRIEAHEALVRGPEGQGAATILAQLTPDNLYAFDQACRLKAIELAARLGMETRLNINFLPNAVYQPRACIQVTLGAARRHGFPLDRLTFEFTENERVQDPAHTSAIIEEYRRHGFQVALDDFGTGYSGLARLEALRPDILKLDRRLIQHCDENPVRQAIIRSLVTLGREIGVKLVAEGVERRGEMETLRGLGLRFMQGFHFARPVFEGLARWPLPG, via the coding sequence GTGCCGGGACAGAACGCAGGCTGCGCCGCGTGCCGCGAGGCGGCGGAGACGCTCGAATTCACCATGGCCTTCCAGCCCGTCGTGGATGTGGAGGCGGGGCGCATCGAGGCCCATGAGGCCCTGGTGCGCGGCCCCGAGGGCCAAGGCGCCGCCACCATCCTGGCGCAGCTGACGCCTGACAACCTCTACGCCTTCGACCAGGCCTGCCGCCTGAAGGCCATCGAACTCGCCGCGCGCCTCGGCATGGAGACGCGGCTCAACATCAACTTCCTGCCCAACGCCGTCTACCAGCCGCGCGCCTGCATCCAGGTGACGCTGGGGGCGGCGCGGCGCCACGGCTTCCCACTCGACCGGCTGACCTTCGAGTTCACCGAGAATGAGCGCGTGCAGGACCCCGCCCACACCAGCGCCATCATCGAGGAATACCGGCGCCATGGCTTCCAGGTTGCCCTCGATGACTTCGGCACCGGCTATTCCGGCCTGGCACGGCTGGAGGCGCTGCGCCCGGACATCCTGAAGCTGGACCGCCGGCTGATCCAGCACTGCGACGAGAACCCCGTGCGCCAGGCCATCATCCGCAGCCTCGTGACGCTGGGGCGCGAGATCGGGGTGAAGTTGGTGGCCGAGGGGGTGGAGCGGCGGGGCGAGATGGAGACGCTGCGCGGCCTCGGGCTGCGCTTCATGCAGGGCTTCCACTTCGCCCGCCCGGTCTTCGAGGGGCTGGCGCGCTGGCCGCTGCCGGGCTGA